The genomic DNA AGGCGATATTCCGATGTTCGCCGTCGGTTTTGTGATGGCGTTCCTGGTGGCGCTGGTGGCCATCAAGACCTTCCTGCAGCTGATTAAACGTATTTCGTTTATTCCGTTCGCCATCTACCGCTTTATTGTGGCGGCTGCCGTGTACGTGGTCTTCTTCTGAAGACGCGCCCTCAGTCTTTCGGCTGGGGGCAACGCTTTTCCTTCCAGTTTGCGACCGCCTGAATGCGGCGTCGCGTCAGCTCCTCGCGGATTGCCGGGCCTTTAAATCCGGCCTCAATCACCTCTTTGTTCCCTACGCTTTTGGCAACGGCCCAGGCCTCGCGCAGCAGGCGCCCCTGCGGGTAATCACAGGCCTCAAAGCGGGTGCGCCCGCGCACGTCCGCCTCGCTGGTCAGCGCGATTTGCTCTACGCGCTGCGGTTTACGCCAGGCGTCGATGGCATCAAACAGTTTCACCAGCGTTTTCGGCTGGAGGATGGGTAGGGTGTGAATTAAATCGTGGAACTCGGCAACCAGCTTCGCCAGCTCGCGCATGTCATTCGGCACTTTCAGACGCTGGCACAGCTGTTCGACCAGCTTGACGCCCGCCGGGCCGTGGCCGTGATGGCGAGGCCAGAATTCTTTAGGCGTCAGCCCTTTGCCTAAATCGTGGCACAGGGTGGCGAAACGGACGTCGATATCCGGGCTCAGCATGGCTGCCATAGAGACGGTCATCAGCGTGTGGACGCCGGTGTCAATTTCCGGGTGCCATTTCTCCGGTGCCGGGACGCCAAACAGCGCGTCAATTTCCGGGAACAGCACCTTTAACGCGCCGCAGTCGCGCAGCGTCTGGAAGAACACCTGCGGGTTGCGGGTGGAGAGTGCGCTCTCGGTCTCTTTCCAGACGCGCTCCGGCGTCAGGTGCGCCAGCTCGCCGGCGTCGGCCATCGCACGCATCAGCGCGAGGGTTTCGTCGGCAATACGGAAGCTCAGATGTGCATAGCGTGCGGCAAAACGCGCCACGCGCAGGACGCGCAGCGGGTCTTCAGAGAAGGCGGGTGAAACGTGGCGCAGAATGCGCTGCTGAAGATCGCGCTGGCCGCCGTACGGATCGATGATCGTGCCGTCGGCATCCTGAGCGAGTGCGTTAACGGTGAGGTCGCGACGCAGCAGATCCTGTTCAAGCGTAACGTCCGGTGCAGCGTAGCAGGTAAAACCCGTATAGCCGGAGCCGGATTTACGCTCGGTGCGCGCCAGCGCATACTCTTCGTGGCTTTCGGGATGCAAGAAAACAGGGAAATCACGGCCTACCTGTTGATAGCCTGCATCCAGCATTTGCTGCGGCGTGGCACCGACCACGACCCAATCTTTATCTTTGATCGGTAGGCCTAATAACCCATCCCGAACCGCTCCGCCGACCAGATAACTCTTCACGCCACGCTTCTCCTCGTCAATTTCCTTCTGATAATACGAAAGAAGTCGGCTTAAGGCGAGTTGGCTTAGTTCATCCAGCGATCTTTACGCTTGCGGCTTGGAATGATGTGCGGCAGCACCAGGCCAAGAAGCAGGCCGATACCGAGCACGCCGCCGCCATACATAAACCACTGCATGATGATGGTGCGCTGCTTATCGTCAAGTTGCAGATTGGCGGCATTCACTTTTTTCTGCGCCACGATAAGCTCGTTTTTCAGCTTCTGATTTTCGTTTTTCAGGCCGTTAATCACACCATCGCTCTCAGCGACCTTTTTCTGCATTTCTGCCGTACGCTGGTTCCAGGTGGTGTCGATGTTGTTCAGCTTGTCGGTCAGGGTTTTTACCTGATTTTCCAGATCCGGCACGCGGGTGCGCAGGCTCGGCGTCGCGGTCAGCTCTTTGAGGGGAATCCATGCGGTACGGCCGTTGCTGTCGCGCACCTGGCCATATTGGGTGTTTTCGTTGGTCTGTAGCAGGGTCACTTCTTCACCCGCGTTGACGGTCCCCGCCAGGCGATAGTTATCGCCAGGGCCGCTGCGAACCCAGGTGTTCAGTTCATCAGAAACGTAACGCTTTTCATCGGCATGAGTGACGGTTGAAGCGGTAAGTGCAAGTAAAGTAATGGCAATTAAGCGTAATTTTGGCATCAGATCATCGTTTTTGTCATAAAAGTGGAACGATAGTAGTGGCAACAGTCTGACGACGCAAAGCATTCTGCGGCAATCAGAATCCTCCAGGAGGTAAAAATGTCATCAGCAGCTGGCCTGACAAATTGCGCATTGCATGGCAATTTGTCGCAAAATACTATCTACTGACAAAAAGAATACCTGTAAGTTCGCCCTAAAGGTATTTTCCGGCAACGAAACCATAAGAATTCAGTCATGGCTCAAGAAATCGAACTCAAATTTATCGTCGATGACGCTGGCGTTGAAACGCTGCGCAACCACCTTCATACCCTTAACGCAGAGCACACCCCGCCGGGGCAGTTGCTGAATATTTATTACGAAACTGCGGATAACTGGCTGCGTCGCCATGATATGGGGCTGCGCATTCGCGGCGATAACGGCCGTTATGAAATGACGCTGAAAATCGCCGGGCGTACCGTCGGCGGGCTGCATCAGCGTCCGGAATACAATATCGCTATCGACACCCCTGAGCTGGCGCTTGATAAGCTGCCGGCGGAGGTCTGTCCGAACGGTGAAATGCCTGAAGGGCTGGCCGCGCAGGTTAACCCGCTGTTTAGCACAGATTTTTATCGTGAAAAGTGGGTGGTTATGCAGGGCGGAAGCCGGATTGAGATCGCGCTGGATCAGGGGGAAGTGAAAGCGGGCGAGCACCAGGAAGCGATTTGCGAGCTGGAGCTGGAACTGCTGAGCGGTGAAACTGCCGACGTACTGGCGCTGGCGAAACAGCTGGCTGAGACCGGCCTGCTGCGTCAGGGCAGCCTGAGCAAAGCCGCGCGTGGCTACCACCTGGCGCAGGGCAACCTGGAGCGTCCGATTCAGCCGCTGGCGATTTTAACCCTGCCGCCGAAATCGACGGTAGGGCAGGCGATGGAGGCCGCGCTGGAAAATGCGCTGGCCCACTGGCAGTACCACGAAGAGCTGTGGCTGCGGGGCAATAAGAAAGCGAAGATCGAGGTGGTTAACGCTTTGGGGCTGGTGCGTCATATTCTGACGCTGTTTGGCGGCATCGTGCCGCGCAAAGCCAGCGCGAGCCTGCGCGACGGGTTGACCCAGGTTGATGCGCTGATGGCAAGCAATGCCTCCGCGCAGGATGTCGTTTTCAGCCGTGAAACTGCGTTGACCAAGCTGGCCTACACCGAGTGGTTGGTGACCCGTGGCTGGCAGGCGTTCCTCGACGCAAAAGCCGAAGCCAAACTGGCCGACTCCTTTAAACGTTTTGCCGATATCCACCTTTCACGTCAGGCCGCCGAGTTGCGCACCACCTTCGCTTACCCGCTGGGTGATGCCTATGGCGACCAGCTGCCGCGTCTGACGCGCGGCATCAACACCGTTCAACTGCTGGCTGGGTATTATCCCCTCGAACAGGCGGCTAACTGGCTGGCGAACTGGCAGGGCCTGCGTCACGCTATCGAAACGCGCCAGCATATTGAAATTGAACATTTCCGCAATGAGGCACTGTCGGTTGAGCCGTTCTGGCTACACAGCGGAAAACGTTAATTAACTTCAGGGAACCCGCGTATGACGCCGCTTTCTTCGCAGTTACAGCAGCACTGGCAAACGCTTGTGGATCGCGCTCCGGACGATTTTCCCATCCGGTCGTTGAGTTCCGAGGCGCAGGCTGTTTTCACCTTCAGTGATTTTGTTCAGCAAAGTTTAACGGCGCACCCAGCGTGGCTGGCGTCGCTGGAAAGCGAACCGCCACAGGCGGATGAATGGCGGCAATACGCGGGCTGGCTGCAGGCCGAGTTGGCAGAGGTGTACGACGAGGCGGCGCTGATGCGCGCGCTGCGTCTGTTCCGCCGTCGGATGATGGTACGCATCGCCTGGGCGCAGGCGCTGTCGCAGGTTTCTGAAGAAGAGACGCTTCAGCAGCTCAGCCATCTGGCGGAAACGCTGATTGTCAGCGCCCGCGACTGGCTGTATGACGCCTGCTGCCGCGATTGGGGGACGCCGTGCAGCGCCGACGGTGTTCCGCAGCCGCTGCTGATCCTCGGGATGGGTAAGCTGGGCGGCGGCGAGCTGAATTTCTCTTCTGATATCGATCTGATTTTTGCCTGGCCGGAGCACGGCAGCACCCAGGGCGGTCGTCGTGAGCTGGATAACGCCCAGTTCTTTACCCGCCTGGGCCAGCGCCTGATTAAAGTCCTCGACCAACCAACGCAGGACGGTTTTGTCTACCGCGTTGATATGCGTCTGCGCCCGTTCGGCGATAGCGGTCCGCTGGTGCTGAGCTTTGCGGCGCTGGAAGATTATTACCAGGAGCAGGGGCGCGACTGGGAGCGCTATGCGATGGTCAAAGCCCGCATCATGGGCGATGATGACGGCGTGTATACCAGCGAGCTGCGTGCGATGCTGCGCCCGTTCGTTTTCCGCCGCTATATTGATTTCAGCGTGATCCAGTCTTTACGCAATATGAAAGGCATGATCACCCGCGAAGTCCGCCGCCGAGGCCTGAAAGACAACATCAAGCTCGGCGCAGGCGGGATCCGCGAAATTGAGTTTATCGTGCAGGTCTTTCAGCTGATTCGCGGTGGCCGCGAACCTTCGCTGCAAAGTCGCTCATTGCTGCCGACCCTGACGGCGATTGAGGCATTACACCTGCTCTCGGAAGATGATGCGCGCGCGCTGCGCGAGGCATACCTGTTTTTACGCCGCCTGGAAAACCTGCTGCAAAGCATCAACGACGAGCAGACGCAAACGCTGCCGGGTGATGAGCTCAATCGCGCCCGACTGGCGTGGGGGATGGGCTTTGCCGAGTGGCAGACGCTCACCGAACGGCTGGATGCGCTGATGGCGCAGGTACGCCGTGTGTTTAATGAACTTATCGGCGATGACGAAGAAAACTCGCAGGAAGAGCAGCTGTCAGAAGCCTGGCGCGAGCTGTGGCAAGATGCGCTACAGGAAGAAGATTCGCCAGCGGTATTGATGCACCTCAGTCATGATGATGGCCAACGCGTGCTGGCGCAAATTACCGATTTCCGTAAAGAGCTTGATAAGCGCACCATTGGCCCGCGCGGGCGCCAGGTGCTGGACTCGTTGATGCCGCACCTGCTCAGCGAAGTATGCGCCCGTGAAGATGCGCTGGTGCTGCTGTCGCGTATTACGCCGTTGCTGAGCGGTATCGTCACCCGAACCACCTATCTTGAGCTGTTAAGCGAATACCCCGGAACCCTAAAACACCTGATTCGTCTATGCGCCGCGTCACCGATGGTGGCCAGCCAGCTGGCGCGCTATCCGCTGCTGCTGGACGAGCTGTTGGATCCGAACACGCTGTACCAGCCGACGGCGACCGATGCCTACCGTGACGAGCTGCGCCAGTATCTTCTGCGCGTGCCGGAAGAGGACGAAGAGCAGCAGCTGGAAGCGCTGCGGCAATTTAAACAGGCACAGCTGCTGCACATTGCGGCGGCTGATATCGCCGGTACGCTGCCGGTCATGAAGGTGAGCGACCACTTAACCTGGCTGGCGGAAGCGATGATCGATGCGGTCGTACAGCAGGCGTGGGTGCAGATGGTGGCTCGCTACGGCCAGCCGACGCATCTGCGCGAGCGTCACGGGCGCGGTTTTGCGGTCATCGGCTACGGCAAGCTGGGGGGATGGGAACTGGGCTACAGCTCGGATCTGGATCTGGTGTTCCTGCACGATTGCCCGATGGATGCGATGACCGACGGCGAGCGCGAAATCGACGGTCGTCAGTTCTATCTGCGTCTGGCGCAGCGCATTATGCATCTGTTCAGCACCCGAACGTCGTCCGGTATTCTGTATGAAGTGGATGCGCGCTTGCGCCCTTCCGGTGCGGCGGGAATGCTGGTGACCACCGCCGAAGCGTTTGCCGACTATCAGCAAAACGAAGCGTGGACCTGGGAGCATCAGGCGCTGGTGCGCGCCCGCGTGGTCTACGGCGATCCGCAGCTTCAGCAGCAGTTTGATGCCATCCGTCGTCAGATCCTGACCAACGTGCGTGACGGCGGGGCGCTGCAAACCGAAGTGCGCGAGATGCGGGAAAAAATGCGCGCCCACCTCGGGGGCAAGCAGCGCGACCGTTTCGACATCA from Klebsiella sp. WP3-W18-ESBL-02 includes the following:
- a CDS encoding multifunctional CCA addition/repair protein, yielding MKSYLVGGAVRDGLLGLPIKDKDWVVVGATPQQMLDAGYQQVGRDFPVFLHPESHEEYALARTERKSGSGYTGFTCYAAPDVTLEQDLLRRDLTVNALAQDADGTIIDPYGGQRDLQQRILRHVSPAFSEDPLRVLRVARFAARYAHLSFRIADETLALMRAMADAGELAHLTPERVWKETESALSTRNPQVFFQTLRDCGALKVLFPEIDALFGVPAPEKWHPEIDTGVHTLMTVSMAAMLSPDIDVRFATLCHDLGKGLTPKEFWPRHHGHGPAGVKLVEQLCQRLKVPNDMRELAKLVAEFHDLIHTLPILQPKTLVKLFDAIDAWRKPQRVEQIALTSEADVRGRTRFEACDYPQGRLLREAWAVAKSVGNKEVIEAGFKGPAIREELTRRRIQAVANWKEKRCPQPKD
- the glnE gene encoding bifunctional [glutamate--ammonia ligase]-adenylyl-L-tyrosine phosphorylase/[glutamate--ammonia-ligase] adenylyltransferase; protein product: MTPLSSQLQQHWQTLVDRAPDDFPIRSLSSEAQAVFTFSDFVQQSLTAHPAWLASLESEPPQADEWRQYAGWLQAELAEVYDEAALMRALRLFRRRMMVRIAWAQALSQVSEEETLQQLSHLAETLIVSARDWLYDACCRDWGTPCSADGVPQPLLILGMGKLGGGELNFSSDIDLIFAWPEHGSTQGGRRELDNAQFFTRLGQRLIKVLDQPTQDGFVYRVDMRLRPFGDSGPLVLSFAALEDYYQEQGRDWERYAMVKARIMGDDDGVYTSELRAMLRPFVFRRYIDFSVIQSLRNMKGMITREVRRRGLKDNIKLGAGGIREIEFIVQVFQLIRGGREPSLQSRSLLPTLTAIEALHLLSEDDARALREAYLFLRRLENLLQSINDEQTQTLPGDELNRARLAWGMGFAEWQTLTERLDALMAQVRRVFNELIGDDEENSQEEQLSEAWRELWQDALQEEDSPAVLMHLSHDDGQRVLAQITDFRKELDKRTIGPRGRQVLDSLMPHLLSEVCAREDALVLLSRITPLLSGIVTRTTYLELLSEYPGTLKHLIRLCAASPMVASQLARYPLLLDELLDPNTLYQPTATDAYRDELRQYLLRVPEEDEEQQLEALRQFKQAQLLHIAAADIAGTLPVMKVSDHLTWLAEAMIDAVVQQAWVQMVARYGQPTHLRERHGRGFAVIGYGKLGGWELGYSSDLDLVFLHDCPMDAMTDGEREIDGRQFYLRLAQRIMHLFSTRTSSGILYEVDARLRPSGAAGMLVTTAEAFADYQQNEAWTWEHQALVRARVVYGDPQLQQQFDAIRRQILTNVRDGGALQTEVREMREKMRAHLGGKQRDRFDIKTDAGGITDIEFITQYLVLRYAHEKPKLTRWSDNVRILELLAQNDIMDEQEALALTRAYTTLRDALHHLALQELPGNVDLASFAHERELVSASWQKWLVQP
- a CDS encoding inorganic triphosphatase codes for the protein MAQEIELKFIVDDAGVETLRNHLHTLNAEHTPPGQLLNIYYETADNWLRRHDMGLRIRGDNGRYEMTLKIAGRTVGGLHQRPEYNIAIDTPELALDKLPAEVCPNGEMPEGLAAQVNPLFSTDFYREKWVVMQGGSRIEIALDQGEVKAGEHQEAICELELELLSGETADVLALAKQLAETGLLRQGSLSKAARGYHLAQGNLERPIQPLAILTLPPKSTVGQAMEAALENALAHWQYHEELWLRGNKKAKIEVVNALGLVRHILTLFGGIVPRKASASLRDGLTQVDALMASNASAQDVVFSRETALTKLAYTEWLVTRGWQAFLDAKAEAKLADSFKRFADIHLSRQAAELRTTFAYPLGDAYGDQLPRLTRGINTVQLLAGYYPLEQAANWLANWQGLRHAIETRQHIEIEHFRNEALSVEPFWLHSGKR
- a CDS encoding TIGR04211 family SH3 domain-containing protein, with product MPKLRLIAITLLALTASTVTHADEKRYVSDELNTWVRSGPGDNYRLAGTVNAGEEVTLLQTNENTQYGQVRDSNGRTAWIPLKELTATPSLRTRVPDLENQVKTLTDKLNNIDTTWNQRTAEMQKKVAESDGVINGLKNENQKLKNELIVAQKKVNAANLQLDDKQRTIIMQWFMYGGGVLGIGLLLGLVLPHIIPSRKRKDRWMN